From the genome of Bacteroides sp. MSB163, one region includes:
- a CDS encoding winged helix-turn-helix domain-containing protein, with protein sequence MMNKKIAVNAGIVLQLMNNAHGLTYMELKEKSQFSDKELSMPIGWLACENKILFSSDDDKLYLNGYFYF encoded by the coding sequence ATGATGAATAAAAAAATTGCAGTTAATGCAGGTATAGTATTACAACTAATGAACAATGCACATGGACTAACTTATATGGAGTTGAAAGAGAAAAGCCAATTCTCGGACAAAGAACTGAGTATGCCCATAGGCTGGTTGGCGTGTGAAAATAAAATTTTGTTCTCATCAGATGATGATAAATTGTATCTAAATGGCTACTTTTACTTCTAA